Within Urocitellus parryii isolate mUroPar1 chromosome 10, mUroPar1.hap1, whole genome shotgun sequence, the genomic segment GTCCTCATGTGTGGCAGAGACAATACAGAGAAAAGATGTAGGTGAGGGAGAGAAGAGTAAGCAAACTTTCAAAATTTCAGATTGCTCTAATTTCTCagtaaaataagaagcaaaatcCTCTGTTGTTTAACATGAAGATGGAGTAAGGAGTATAATTGCTTTGAATATTAAATAGGAGTCTTGGCAAGTGGAGTATATAAAACAAGGTGTGTAACAATGATTACCATAAAATTCTAAGTGAGAAAAAGGGGACACTTAATAATAAGGGCAGTGAGAAAATGATAAATCATTGGAAGGAGCTGAGTCTGGTGGGgtcaaataaaattcttttttggaaATTGAAGGGGCTATTGCAAAGTAGATTAGCAAGCTTGATATTAAGATTGTAGTGTGCTGAAATCACAGGACATACCATTATGTTAttccatatttataatttattagcaGTAACAAgatcatattcatatttttatcattgtgTGGTCTTCTATATCATCTAGTTCAGTTGCTCTGGAGATCCCCTGCCACCAGGGAACATAGAAATTTCCTCAATGCATTTTTGATTCTAATGGCAAAGCATATGCTGGTACTAGTGGAACCCTGGTGGTAGAAGCCAGATTTGCTCACAAATATCCCACAATGTTTTAGACAAACCTTGCAATAAACCTCCTGCCTGAAATGCCAGTAGAGCCAAGGATGACAAATCTTAGTTTAGCATGTAGTATGTACTCCAGAAATGTATCCAGAATTATTTGTAATTGTATGTAAAGTAAGAGTGATTGAGATCTGATGAAAACGTCTCCTGTGCATCACTATCTCAGGCTTTAGGCTTCCATGATGCCCACTTAGAAAACACATTTGCTTTTCTAGGAGTCTTGATTACTATTTTTCCCCACAATATATtttatctgttatttatttatttatttatttatgtggtgctgaggattgaacccagtgcttcacacatgcgagacaagtgctctaccactgagctacaaccccaccccaggattcttgattatttttagaaatcaatTTTCATAGTTACACTTCTAATAGGATGCCATTTACTCTATTTACATAATATCatggaaataattaatatatttcatttctgtAAGGGTTACTAAACTATCTATCCCTCTCCATAtaataatttttcactttattatatgttatactatatataaattttgtgcATCACATAAATCAATacaatttgcttattttattttatttcattacctCTGTAGTTTGGTGTAGCTAATAAACCATTTCTTGGATATTATTCAAGAGATAGAGGTTTCTATTATCACTATGTCTGTGgctgtattggggattgaactcaaggctttGCTCAGActtggtaagtgctctaccactgagccacatcctcagtgtACCAGCACCATCTCTAAATAGCTATAGTGTCTTGGGCAAATAATGTAAATTTTCAGGTCTAAATTCTACCCCCTTTTCTACAATATCTGTTGAACAACATATGGATCCTATCCAGCATCTCTTCTAGATTtagtttcctgaatatttttgttgCCTTTATATTACTCCTTACCTTGTTTTCCTATCTGTTCTCTTCCTTATATTATTTATGCAGCTTCAACTATCACCTTTATGTTTGACTCAAATCTCATGAATGTGTATATTAGATCTATCACTCAATATTGGAAAGAGATTCAGCTGAACAAATTCTACTGATGACAAATAGTTCTAGGATATCTTTGCCTTGATTATATCTTGCTTTTCATCTGGGCAGTCATAGAATTTCATTCTGTGCAATTCTTATTTTACACTCCTGCAAATGGTAACTCTTATTAAAGTTTTGAAAGCTGGGCTTGTTACACATGGCACTTAGCCCCTTACCTACCATTGTGTTTTGAGGCTTGCTTGGTTCCTGGCACTTGGTTATATCATAAGTCTCTGGCACTTCAATTCTTCCCTGGGCATGTTTATTAGTCTAGTGTTTTTTTAGTGCTTTTCTTGATCATAGTTTTGCCAAATTTTCTGTCCCAATCCTATCTGTAAGGATCCTGATGAATGTAATTCAAAATTGGTAAAAGTCCCAAGGAAATGGTGTATTTATTGCACAATATGTCAGCATTCTGCtgtgaaatgaaaaggaaatgttgAGTGGGTAAGGGAGGTttgcttttgttcattttcttagaaATCCTACTTTGTTGCTTGTGGCTCTGGCAACCCAGAGCTAAAGCAACTGACTTAGGACATTAGAGCCATTCGGTTATTTCTTTTCCTGGCTTCCTCCTGGCTAAGGATGAATATTCTCCAAGAATGCATATCAGATAAGCAACTTTAATATGCATTAAACATTAACTTGGGTTTtcaaagcaatataaaatgtatatgacAACTTAGAATGTCCCACTTCCCCTCAAATCTGTCATGCATGAATGCAAGGTACATTATGAATAAGAATAACTAATTAGGCCTATACTATGCTTTCTTACTTTGAAAGGACATCTATCTCTTATAGGCAGTGAATAAAGGAGAGTGTTATGAGTATGAGTAACATCACATATAGGCAGCTAAAAACTTTTATGAACATCAATCACTAAATAGGCAAAGAAACTTGGagcctgtttttgtaaatgttcatAAATCAAGGCCTCTGTCACTCTGTACAGTGGTATTCCAGCTAAGACCCTGCTTCTCTCTGGACTTCAGGTTTCTTGCCACCATCTTCTGTTcttaagggaaaaatatttaCTCACTGCAAAAAAGCAGGCTTCCCAAATCTAGACAGTACTGTTTTAATAAAACCATACCAGTGTCATTTGTTCTTTAGAAGTAGTCATTATCTAAATGCTACTTTCCTTCCTAAAACTTCCACAGATCCCCACTGTGCAGAGAACACCACACATGTGCCTTTGGAGCATGGTGTGCTTTACACATCCTTGCTGggccttttcctctttctctgttctCACATCCATCTGCTCCTTCTTGTACTTCATGGCCCAGAGTTACAGTCTGATGTAGTTGTAGTTGCCTGTTTCTCACATCCATGGCTCCCATCTATCCTTCCTTGTAGTGCAGAATTCTCTTCCTCCATGGGTCAGACTCTTCATCAGGCATTGAGATTCAGCTCAGGACTTGTGGCTTTGTGGAGACTTTCTTCTCTGCCCCTATCCATCACCTAACATGAGCTAGCTATTTCCCTTCTGCCCATTTACCTTGTCatagatttattaaaatatatattacttttccCAACATGTAGGTTCTCCTATCTGTTTTCCCATCAAAGTTTTGTTTGACCTCCTTGACTTTCCTTAATTGCTGTATCCTGGGCAGCTAGGAAATGCCTGACAAAGCACAGACAACTTTCATGCTCACCTATTTTCAACAATTTTCACACTTGGTATCTCTGGGATCTATTCATTGTcaagaaattcttttatttataaattcaaaatttctaTGTAATAAATAGCTTCAATCTTGTACCTCTTGTAACCGTTCATTCTCAATAGGCCTACTCTTTGCTTAAAAAAAGTAACAATCTCTggttattcaaattattttttagtattcaggTATGTTACTAAATCATCTTGTCATACATCTACTTGGGTAAAAACAAAACTGGTATCTAGTTTCATATAGGTCATAACTGGTGCTTTTGaatctttcaatttattttatttttatattcacccaaaatataaaaatagtagtattttaattgtacatatttaaggcatacaacacacacatatgcagTGAAACACACATTGATACACACAGGCATACATGGTGAAATGATAGCTATAGTCAAACCAATTAACATGAAAATTATCTTACACAGTCATCATTTTTCCCCTTGAGGTAAGGGGACCTAAATTCTATTCTCAGAAACTTTCCATGATACAGTAATATATAATTGACTGTAGTCTTCATGCTGTACATTAGATCTCTAGACCTACTCATTCATAAAATTTTGACTTTGTATCTCCACATCCTTCCCCCAACTAAACCTTGATAACCCTCATTCTActccattttttatatattcagcCTTTTTTAGATTGTACATATAACCTGCTGCACATTTTGAATCATTGCCACTTTTGACGCCACTTGCTACTTCTAGCAATGCAAAGCATAAAGGAGAAGAAAGTAAGAGACTGACTTTGTACTCTCTTGTTGATACTCTATTTTCTTCTGTGCAtacttgaattttattcttagatgatttcttttcttaatttttttccctagggaGATTTTTTTACTCCCTTGAGGTAAAATAATTTCCTCAATTATACTTTTGACTTCTCCCTTgactataaaatttaatttacaataCCTCAGCTTGGATAACTAAAAACTGATCACATACAAGATTAATTTAGTATCCCCAttacaattttacattttcatatctTGTTTTATGACATGGTTAACTTTTTAATCATCCTCACATAACTGTCAtagttaattcattaattttcctactttttcaaattccttctattttctgtttGCCTTTCTGTTGTGCAAGATGTCCAGCACCATCTCCCTAATTGAGGGCATCCAAATGCCCATACTCAACTACTATAATAACATCATACAACTATCACCTTTGATGATGGACACAAAgccataaaatacaaaacattacataatcctttttttatttcgaatgtctaatatttttctgtatctgGTGAATTTTGTCACCCTACATACTTGAAATTCACAGGTATTCAATTTATAACTGCATCAATTATCTGCAATATTAAGTTGTACTTTACATCTCCTATGTAACCTTACAGTTTTTACATTGCTTCAAGTGTATCTATTTCCTTTAATCAAAATACTGAATTGCCATTCAATCACATCTCAAAATGAGACTTGTAATTTAAGTTATAACTAAAGTAGCAGCTCTTTAATGACAAACTCCCCTGCTTACATGTAACACAGATGTCCCATTTCTCTACTAGCCATAATTAAGTTTTGCACATTGAAGCCAAAATTCTACATTGACAGCTAACtttaataacaaaatatcagaaaGTAAAACATGATTTATGGGACTTAGACACATCAGCATGTTAATGGTATCTTGTTTATTAACAAAAAATATGGTTTTGAGAATGTTACTTAAACTTTTGCTGTTAAGTAAAAAAGAGCTAACTTATGCTGTTTTGGGAAAGATACAAATATTGACCTACAAAATACTTAGGACACAGAATAGGGTTAAGACTGAGGAAAGCAAgccatgattattattttaattattaaacccaaaatagaaaatataatcaaTGTTTTTCAGATGAGTTTTCAtgaaattttgcaaaatttctATGACAGTTTTACTGAGGATTTTGTGTATACCATCCATCcatatttcttctctgatttgtTTACTACAGAGGaaggtatatatttttcttttaaaaagtattgccTTGAattggattatatattttttcctaagtcAAGTGTCCCTGGGTGCTAAACAGTTTTCCCCACCTGACTAAGCTCTCACCATAGACTTGTTAGTTACTTCACAGCAGTACAAAGCACTAACTGCTCAAGTTAACATGAAATTGTGGTCTTTGTGAAGCCCTGTGTATCTATGTTGTTCATGTAAAACTGCCCCATGACTGAGATCTTAAGTCCCTATTAGACCCTAAGACATCTAATGATGCCCACAGTAACTTGGGGTCTATGGCAGAGTATCACTGTGCTCCACTCATTGTTAGTGAGCAATTGCATTTCCTGGACAAGTTTCCTTTATCAGCTTGTGAATTATTCCTTTGTTACAATGCTCCCCAGAAATTCTGGGGACAGACACTGAACAGAAATCACTTTCTAATCATGCAAACTTCTTAGAATTGAAGCTCAATGTTGAATTCATTTCAAACCACAAAATTAGCATGTCATCAAATTCAGTATATATAGAGCTACAAAAGCAGATAGACCATCATCTACCCAGCTTCACCTTCACCTCCTATCCCCCACTTTGGAAAAAGGTAAGAAATTCAGTTTGAGTATACCCTCCTTATTATTTATTGCACACTAGGTTGTTCTTTGGAAAGAAAGTAATTGATTAAAGtacagttttggaaataaaggtatttaaggTAGTGCTGAagctatttttaacatttattttacaaataatgaaaTGCTTAGAAAGACTATAATGGATCTGTAGATTTCATGAGTCCAAGAAAATGTAATTCACACTAAGTGgatacatattttatgtttacatgtatatatacacacatgtatatacactaAAGATAACATATATCTTTAGTATAAGGatagttaatattattaatagCTGATTAATGACTGGTTTCCTAATTAATTCTTCCAATTTGATTCAACATATCACAGctgtaaaaacaaatatatttaaatatattatgaggcaatgaatatttattgggaAAGCTCTTGTCTAATAGTTTATAGAGTTAGCATATTGAGTCAAGAAATGAAGGCAGTAGTTTGGGAACAtgtaatactttaaatatttataaacatcatTATAGAAGAAGAGCATAGTCATCAAACTTGTCCAGTACCTTCCACTTCGCAGTTTATCATCTAGCCTACCATATTTcgaaacaatattaaaatagtaacattaaaattagtaagctaaaaagaaaatgtcctaCTTTGTAAGaaagtgaatgaaagaaaattagcTTATATAATTTCAGTCAATAATAGAATTCTGACTTAAAAACCTGGCATACAAAATgttgagaataaaatatataaatgcaatgGGATACACTCTTCATATCGTAATCTATAATGGTATTACATACTTTTTTGAACTCtgacaattaaaattattttgaaattttttgagaCTTTAGGCAAGGTAAAATTAATTGAGAATTATATAACATCcattagaaaaatctaaaaatatatttttcactagcagaattattttcagttttcaaatattGGAGAGAATGTTTTTCagaaaattagaaacatttttttcatgaactGTTTTTAGTTAAAACATTTAGtttgaaaatctgaaaataaaaaactgTCAAATGATATCatgacataaaaattattttttggaattCGTTATATGAAATACAAGAAAATCAAGCACAAAGGCCATTTAGTATATTTAATAGATAATGTTAAGATTTATTTCATAAGAAGAGGTAGCATTGGCATTGGGAGTGGGCAATAGAATTTGACCTTTGGATCAATCATCAATATATCAATGAGCACATTTTATAcagaaaagatgtaaaataatGCATTATCTCCAATGTCCTGGGACACACTGGAGAAGATATATTAGATATGTAAGGATCAAGACTGCATATTGAGTatgaatgaagaagaaacaaatatatttgtCCAAAAAAGCATCAACCTGGAGAgtgtaacaaaacaaacaaacaaacaaaaactgctacaatgaaaacaacagtCTTATTGGACCCGAGAAGGTGTGATTAAACTAAATGTTAATGGCATCTATtcagtagaagaaaaataaaaataaaaattattcagcaGTAGAACTGAGTACTTTGCAGTAGAATTGAGACTCTATCAGGGTTGCGATTTGCTCTATACCCAGTAACTAGACAGTGTCTGGCAATCAAAGTGCTAAGtaaatatttcatagaaaatgaacaaataaatctttctgtaactttttatatatttttttacatttaaaaaccaaaaatataacaCTCTGAGTGAACTTAAATATAAAAGACTGGAGATCCATGAGCTGAAAATCTGAATAGATTGAATTTAATATTTAGGAGTAGAAAGCCAGAGTAGATTTTTTACTAGTTACATGATAGAACTTCTAAtagtatttttcattaaaatgaaagcatggtattatattattttttaaaggaaaagtaacTCTACCTAAATAGCAAAATATGTCTGACTGAATAGTTTATCGCCATCTCTCATTTCCCCATTCACAGGACGTGGTAGCCATGAAGGTCCTTGTCCTTGCCTGCCTTGTGGCTCTTGCTCTTGCAAGGGAGGTATGTACAgagaaatttccaaaaaaattaagatatagaGGTTGATCTTCCTAATGTAGAAAATATTATTACCAATACTGTTAGCATACAAATAATGGAATTTtcagcttttttgttttggtgtctaTGAAAATCATTCACTCTTATCTACTTTTTCAATTTTCCTGTGGGGTCTCAAACCTGGGACAAATGCTTTCTACTCCAATGTCCCCCTGTAGCtaaaggaaaagcaaacaaatacttagtaacaaaacaagacaaaaagaaagaaagaaagaaagaaaaacaacaaataactaTGTAGTATTACACAATTTTATGCatgcataaattatataaatgtatcttATTAATAACTGTTCAAACATATGTGTCTCTTGCTGTAGAGAAGTAGGCCAAATTCTATTTGTATTTATACAAAGACAACCAGGGGACAGAATATAGgcaataatcataatcataattatAAGTATACTCATaatcataacaaaaatatttaatagaaattaaaataattacatttctgTTATCCATCCCAAATCTATTCTTAATTCAGGCGACAGAGAAATATACCAATTTACATTTACTAAATATGAAACACAATGAAAATTTCACTTTTAATGTCTGTATAAAGAcatgcaactttttaaaaagctttttccaactttttaaaagagtGCTATATAAAGTGCATAAAAAGTGTAAATGTGTAATAATGAATTAGCTACAGACACTAAAATGAACTTATTACTTTTCTTTATAGAACGAAGAACTTGTTGTGTCCACTGaggtaagtattttttaaaacattttttccttccataaaataataacattttctgATGATCTAGTAGATTTaatgctgattttttctttttctttttctttacagaCTTCAAGCAGTGAGGTAAGAATGATTTTTAGAGGCAATTTCCAATTGTAGAACTATAAAATCCTGTGCCTTGTATTGTGTTATATCACAGTAATTATGCTAATGTAGTCACATATGACATGCAAATTCTGATGTATGTTAAAAGACAGAATAAATGCCTGGAGAATTTAGTACTCTAGAATTTTCTAAGTGGGCTTCCTACTTGAAATTGTGTCACTGCCTCCCCATCCCATTTTCTATGGATCATACAGCTCTGTTTTCTGTCTTGAGCTTTCTGTACTCTGACCTCATTcacttttaacatttattgagtgattTCTGTGCATCAGACACTGATTAGGAGCTATGATACAAACTAAAGATTAGGATGTCAATGAAACCAAGAGCTTGCAGTGTAGTGGGTAAGCAAACATGTTtaggacacatttttttcttagagttgTCACTTTGGTAAATAAAAGCCAGTGGGATTTGGTGAGAGCTTAATCTACTCAAGAGAGTCAGGTGGACATTTGTCCTTGCACCACTCTTGAAAATGTTGTCATCTGTTTAGTAAGTGGTGTGACAATATATATTGTTTCTTCACAAAGTCTTGAGAATTTTAGGGGGTGTATTGATTTCTTATAGTTTATTTGAAATTGAACACATTAACAAGTGAACTAATAATGACTAGTATAATGCACCAAGTGTTGTTATGCTGTGTTTTCAATTAGTTTTATCCCTCTTAGAATCAGATGGTGTTTTAGACATCATTTGTGATCAGTAAAAGGACCATGATTGTACAGAGAAATTAGCTTCCATTAGAAGCTTATTTTATACAGTgttcatcaatttttttctctcttgactACATTCATCTGACTTTTTTATAtgacaggcttttttttttttaatatgagaggCTTTATAGAATGGTCTAAATATAAAAGTTGCAGTCATTATCCTAACTTAAGGACATTAGCAAGTGAAAGTGTCTCTATTAACCTATTGAAGCCTTTAATTTCTGATATATATTGAAAACTAAGAATTATTAATCAAAACtaaatctgattttaattttttttatttttctaaaggaaTCTATTACACATATCAAGGTAAAAtctacatatataattatacttattttcatGATTTCCTGTTAGAATTTCATAGCTAATAGCATTTTAAATGCATGATTTGTATTTTAGGAGAAGCTTGAGAAGGTTAAGCATGAGGAACAGCTGCAAAGACAGGTAAATTTTCATGATGACTATGTTTccaatattattataaaacataatccatgaaaatattcataatgtATATGTTCAATTTAAAGAATTGCAAAGTAAATGCCATGTACCTATCAAtcaatataagaaattaaaaaatggcaaagttaaatatattttccaagtCATCAATGTGCTTTTTAAATGCATAATCAATTTCTAGAATAGAGATTAACTATCTAATTATATTACTAATGGTATATCTgttttaataaattcaaattagtACAAACACCTCCAAACTGGGAACTATGTTCCTTTCTTATTCTGAAGATGTTATGATGATGAAAGAGAATAAAGGTGACAAGGTGTAAGTCTGTTTCTCAGACATAACCTTGGCCACAagtttctttgtatttcattttcttcatgcgTAGATGGAGAATATTCTTAAGAATATCTACCCTGATGTATTGACGAGCTGATTAGCCATGAATATTCAATGATATGACATTAAGATTTTGTCAAttgtactaaaatatttattggctGCATGATGACATTCTTAAGGGTATTTCCATTACAAATGAGAGAAGTGAGGTCCAGAAGAATTGAGTGCACACTATGTGACTACATCATCCAGTTAATTAAGTAGCAGAGCTtgcttaaaaatcaagaatatttgGAATAACAAAATTCTACAATTCATACATTTACCTAACTGCAATATTTTCACTTCCTGTTTTATTATTAGAAGGTTTGGttatcacataaaatattttctaaaatcaattaaaatttaaaaatcaatgcacTTTAAAGACTCAAGTAAACTACCTTTTACCAAAAGAAGTAATGCTAGAATTTGGCCAATGTTAAGTGAGTCCCTGAATCTAGCCATAAATAAGGACTGACTTTtcataaaaagaaagtgaaaataaatacagaagttGTCCCTCtaagtgttttaaaattgatgtctcttcattatatgaaaataatttgttgtgTTGCTAGCATATTTAGGTTGAAAAGTCAGTGCTCTATAAAGACCAAAGCATATAAATTACAACTACCTGATAACTAAGGAAAAGGtcaaaaaaatccaagaaaattcCTAAACATTGATTTCAGTTTGGACCACAGATCTACCAAAAAATTGAGGAGTTTAAGAAGAAATTTCTTAAGGaacattttactcatttttcttcACATCAGCCAAAATGATTTCTTAAGTGACATAAGtgaaaatctttcttttattgtctTCACTCAATTGTAGTTTTCCCATAGATTAATTGATTGTAAATGACAGTTATGGTTAAATCATGGACTGAaagattcttcttcttttttcaggATGAATGCCAAGAAAAAATCCACCCCATTGCCCAGCCACAACTTCCTTATGCTCAGCTCATGCCTTACACCCTCCTTCCCCAGAACGTCCTGACTCTCTCTCAGCTGGCTATGGTGCTGTCTCTCCTTCAGCCTGAGATAGCGGAAGTCCCCAAAACTAAAGAGACCATTCTTTCTAAGCTTAAGCTCATGCCCTTCCTGAAATCACCAACAGAGCTAACCCCATTTGTCCCTCAAATCCCACATCTCACTAACCTCCAAAACCAGcacctccttctgcctcagctccagCCTGTGGTGCAACAGGTCCCCCAGATCCCCCAGGTCCCCCAGGTCCCCCAGGTTTTTCCTCAGATTCCCATAGTTCTTCCTCAGCCCCAGGCGCCTATCCCTCAATCCAAAATCGTACCTCTTCCCCAGCAAGTAGTGCCCTTTCCCCAGAGAGACATGCCTGTCCAAGCCTTTCTGGAATACCAAGATCTTCTGTTCCAGCCTACTCGCCCACTCTACCCTGTGACTAACCCACTTGTCCCAGTTTCCAACCTTGTTACTGTAAGTCCATACTTACTTACTTTGCCATTTCTCTCCTGATGTATATATGATGGTAGAATAAGTTGAGGAAAGTTCTAGAATATGCACTTCTAGAGAATGAAAGAACAAAGATATGAAGTTATAATTTAGATCAGTGATTCTACAATAGAATCACCTAGAGCCACCCTCCCACAATTCCAATGCCTAGGCATACCCCCTTAGATTCTGATTAAGTTGTTCTGATTGTCTAAGTAGAGTAAACTGTGTTGGAAAGAAATGATTGCAGGGATTCTGAATCAATTGTTCTCTTAAGAATTtcgatttcttttttttttttttttttttttggcagttctAGGGACTGAACCTCAGAGGCACTATAGCACTGATATGCATCCATagactttccatttatttatttttcttttgagacaagttcttgctaacttactgaggctggtctcaaacttgctcTTCCTCTacatcagcctcccaggtcactggaagTGCAGGCATGTTTTACCACATGCAAATAAGAATTCTGATTTAAAGAGCATTAAGacttacaaaaatcaaaattaaaattgataatttGATTGAGCTTGTCAAAAGAAAGCTAATTATTTTCAAGAGTTTTCAATGTTTTCCTCATGGACATGCATTCCAACATGCTATAGATCATGCCTTATTTTTGCCATCTGTAGATGAGGGGAAAAGTTTGAGATGcttatttaattgtttattaaGGCAATTGTTTTTGTTGAAAGATaagtgatatatttatttatttattatttgtttactttcaagGTCTAAGAAGATTTCAAAGTTAGCGGCTCCTCATTTTTTGGTATGTTTGAGAAGTTTGGAGGTTAGACCAATTCCTTTTatacttgattattttttctatttcattctcctACAGATAGTGGAAAATTCCATCAACATGTTAACTTACTTTCTAATTATCATTTTGTTGTCAACTGTTTACTATTATCCACTGACCTGAAACATCAAAAATTtcaagagaattttaattttcttatgtgtTATTGATAGATTTGACTGACTTGTTTTCAAGGGTCTATATCCTGAGATTTGATTTCCatcatttttaagaaaaccataaaatagattttctttcacttttatgtaaattcatttgagcttttattaaaggaaaaattccATTGTTATTCCAGGTTAAGTTTCATAAACTTTGTATTTAGTTTGCTTAAAActctctgtttcttttaattcacaagtcaaaataaaattattggtcTAGGTATGGGTGTTCAAAAGGGGAGATAAAATTCTGTTTGAGATTCTTAGATACAAAGCCTTTTGTGATCATGATAGGTTAGACATCTTATTAAAACTTTCCTAGTGAGCTGATATTTGATGTGATCCGTACTTTGTGTGCCTCCATGGAAAGTTTCATGAAatgcacaatttctttttttaaaaattagtcacaCCAATACAAATGGGGAAAAGTAAAAAGCTTTATCATATAACAGAATTAAT encodes:
- the LOC144257182 gene encoding beta-casein-like, whose protein sequence is MKVLVLACLVALALARENEELVVSTEESITHIKEKLEKVKHEEQLQRQDECQEKIHPIAQPQLPYAQLMPYTLLPQNVLTLSQLAMVLSLLQPEIAEVPKTKETILSKLKLMPFLKSPTELTPFVPQIPHLTNLQNQHLLLPQLQPVVQQVPQIPQVPQVPQVFPQIPIVLPQPQAPIPQSKIVPLPQQVVPFPQRDMPVQAFLEYQDLLFQPTRPLYPVTNPLVPVSNLVTIHGIMNKHTNGPMALPSSKILPENK